A single genomic interval of Syntrophaceae bacterium harbors:
- a CDS encoding DUF2889 domain-containing protein: MQKKERIHSRTITVNSYEIDDSSLLVEGSLVDERFFPSFYYSRSEFLDPGIVHDIRVEMKVSLPALEIREAHARMRKIPIGECLGVESSAEKIVGLRIRPGFSRALKERLGGTAGCLHMTTLLYHMGAAAVQGMWAALSRKREGGGTRTLDYDPDILKNSCWLWREDGPFFEKVKRLRGEREKKA, from the coding sequence TTGCAGAAAAAAGAACGGATCCACTCGAGAACCATAACCGTCAATTCCTACGAGATCGACGACTCGTCCCTGCTGGTCGAAGGCAGCCTGGTGGACGAGCGTTTCTTTCCCTCGTTTTACTACAGCAGAAGCGAGTTCCTGGACCCGGGGATCGTCCACGACATCCGGGTCGAGATGAAGGTAAGCCTCCCCGCGCTCGAAATCCGCGAGGCCCATGCCCGGATGCGCAAGATTCCCATCGGGGAATGCCTCGGCGTCGAGTCGAGCGCCGAGAAGATCGTCGGTCTGAGAATCAGGCCCGGCTTCTCCCGGGCCCTGAAAGAGAGGCTCGGCGGCACGGCGGGCTGCCTGCACATGACGACGCTTCTCTACCACATGGGGGCGGCGGCCGTGCAGGGCATGTGGGCGGCCCTGAGCCGGAAACGGGAGGGAGGCGGAACGAGGACGCTCGACTACGACCCGGACATCCTGAAGAACAGCTGCTGGCTGTGGCGGGAAGACGGGCCCTTCTTCGAGAAGGTGAAACGCCTGCGGGGGGAAAGAGAGAAGAAAGCGTAG
- the vanZ gene encoding VanZ family protein codes for MATNPKREVLNRKRALFYFLPAVGYAALIFAVSSMNLDVEELRPVLTFDKLLHLAEYYILGYLLMRAFTTSGIPLLAASPAAAAIVVGSLYGVSDEIHQAFVPGRVASMMDVLFDTAGVTLAVFTYPFVRHRFGPVRTLENRIEAEVSRP; via the coding sequence ATGGCAACGAATCCGAAACGGGAAGTTCTCAACCGGAAACGCGCTCTCTTCTATTTCCTGCCTGCCGTCGGGTACGCGGCCCTGATTTTCGCCGTGTCCTCCATGAACCTGGACGTGGAGGAACTCAGGCCCGTCCTGACATTCGACAAGCTTCTGCACCTGGCGGAATACTACATCCTCGGGTACCTGCTCATGAGGGCGTTCACGACATCCGGCATCCCCCTTCTCGCTGCAAGCCCTGCGGCTGCCGCGATCGTCGTCGGGAGCCTCTACGGGGTGAGTGACGAGATACACCAGGCCTTCGTGCCCGGCAGGGTTGCCAGCATGATGGATGTCCTCTTCGATACCGCGGGGGTTACGCTCGCGGTCTTCACGTACCCATTTGTCCGTCATCGGTTCGGGCCTGTCAGGACCCTGGAGAACCGGATCGAGGCAGAGGTAAGCCGGCCTTGA
- a CDS encoding (d)CMP kinase has product MTKRCVVTVDGPAGSGKSTVSRLLAQRLSFVYLDTGALYRAVALKVSRAGLSAADRPGIAALCAGTDITLALHEGTTRVILDGQDVTDRIRTPEISMLASAVSAVPEVRQRLLALQREAATAGGIVAEGRDMGTVVFPGADVKFFLTAGPEERGRRRWLELKEQGHAVGLDDVIRDVILRDRQDSGREIAPLRPSADAVLVDSTGKTVGEVVDEMLRVIKGKENSVL; this is encoded by the coding sequence TTGACGAAGCGATGCGTGGTGACCGTCGACGGGCCGGCTGGGTCGGGAAAGAGCACCGTCAGCCGGCTGCTTGCGCAGCGGCTCTCCTTTGTCTACCTCGACACCGGGGCCCTGTACCGCGCCGTGGCGCTGAAGGTCAGCCGCGCGGGCCTTTCTGCAGCCGACCGGCCGGGGATCGCCGCGCTCTGTGCCGGGACGGACATCACACTTGCCCTGCACGAGGGCACGACGCGGGTGATCCTGGACGGGCAGGACGTGACGGACCGCATCCGCACGCCGGAGATCAGCATGCTCGCCTCGGCGGTGTCGGCTGTGCCCGAGGTCAGGCAGAGACTGCTGGCGCTGCAGCGAGAGGCCGCGACGGCCGGGGGCATTGTGGCCGAGGGGCGCGACATGGGGACCGTCGTGTTCCCCGGCGCCGACGTCAAGTTCTTCCTCACGGCGGGCCCCGAGGAGAGAGGCCGAAGGCGCTGGCTCGAACTGAAAGAGCAGGGCCACGCCGTGGGACTCGACGATGTGATCCGGGACGTGATCCTGCGGGACCGGCAGGACAGCGGGCGGGAGATCGCCCCGCTCCGCCCCTCGGCGGACGCGGTCCTCGTCGATTCGACGGGCAAGACCGTGGGGGAAGTGGTGGACGAGATGTTGCGGGTCATAAAAGGCAAAGAGAACAGCGTGTTATAA